Proteins encoded by one window of Nicotiana tabacum cultivar K326 chromosome 10, ASM71507v2, whole genome shotgun sequence:
- the LOC107779462 gene encoding uncharacterized protein LOC107779462 — MIHLKAIHSPLTPKQHALFNKNGHFQRKKHPILCLCKPNDSDSDAPPPPPPPQGDSRQQELLARIAQLQTQKVRLTDYLDERSAYLSQFAEDANAEIDQIGENALKELDEAGARIMENIESRMQAFEESIELNKQEIEENEKKLADFEGQMEEERNEGLFFKNLGQKQSVDKAKAKEETDKIKQLSKENAESKTRRNIYLALIGLVVVGITNALISSPSDWTKSAVLGAILVGLLSQVIYEQSVLSETETKQKQTSEEEKK, encoded by the exons ATGATTCATCTAAAAGCAATTCACTCCCCTTTGACACCAAAGCAACATGCTCTTTTTAACAAAAATGGCCACTTCCAAAGGAAAAAACACCCCATTCTCTGCCTCTGCAAACCGAATGATTCAGATTCAGACGCTCCTCCTCCTCCACCTCCGCCTCAAGGAGACAGCCGTCAGCAGGAACTGCTTGCGAGGATTGCCCAGCTTCAAACTCAGAAAGTTCGTCTTACCGACTACTTAGACGAAAGATCTGCTTATCTGTCCCAGTTTGCTGAAGATGCCAATGCCGAGATTGACCAGATTGGTGAAAATGCCCTCAAAGAGCTTGATGAAGCTGGTGCAAGG ATAATGGAAAATATAGAGAGCCGGATGCAAGCTTTtgaagaatcaatagagttaaaCAAACAGGAGATCGAGGAGAACGAGAAGAAATTGGCGGACTTTGAGGGCCAAATGGAGGAAGAGAGAAATGAAGGGCTTTTCTTCAAGAACTTAGGGCAAAAACAATCAGTGGATAAAGCAAAAGCTAAGGAGGAAACGGACAAGATTAAGCAACTCAGTAAAGAAAATGCTGAGTCAAAGACTAGAAGGAATATCTACCTTGCACTTATCGGTCTTGTAGTAGTTGGGATTACGAATGCCTTAATCTCTTCACCTTCTGACTGGACAAAGAGTGCAGTTCTTGGAGCGATCTTGGTGGGTTTGCTTTCTCAAGTCATCTACGAGCAGAGTGTGTTATCAGAAACAGAAACAAAGCAAAAGCAGACATCTGAAGAAGAGAAAAAGTGA
- the LOC107779463 gene encoding uncharacterized protein LOC107779463 isoform X2, whose protein sequence is MWVFFSGLIDAAATGGSNYVKRKCNKHYPRYQLLMYGVRHSPPIEESVGRARLASSVGATTVLLVHFCLQLNVESWFKCINDPESQ, encoded by the exons ATGTGGGTATTTTTCTCCGGGTTAATCGATGCAGCTGCAACAGGAGGGAGTAATTATGTGAAAAGG AAGTGCAACAAGCATTATCCCCGCTATCAGCTTTTGATGTATGGAGTGAGGCACTCTCCTCCCATTGAGGAATCTGTGGGCAGGGCAAGACTTGCTTCTTCTGTTGGAGCAACCACCGTACTTCTG GTACACTTTTGTCTCCAGTTGAATGTGGAATCTTGGTTCAAGTGTATAAATGATCCAGAAAGTCAATGA
- the LOC107779463 gene encoding uncharacterized protein LOC107779463 isoform X1 has protein sequence MWVFFSGLIDAAATGGSNYVKRVGKDHHRFKRFTKWTTEKCNKHYPRYQLLMYGVRHSPPIEESVGRARLASSVGATTVLLVHFCLQLNVESWFKCINDPESQ, from the exons ATGTGGGTATTTTTCTCCGGGTTAATCGATGCAGCTGCAACAGGAGGGAGTAATTATGTGAAAAGGGTAGGGAAAGATCACCATAGGTTTAAGAGGTTCACTAAGTGGACAACAGAG AAGTGCAACAAGCATTATCCCCGCTATCAGCTTTTGATGTATGGAGTGAGGCACTCTCCTCCCATTGAGGAATCTGTGGGCAGGGCAAGACTTGCTTCTTCTGTTGGAGCAACCACCGTACTTCTG GTACACTTTTGTCTCCAGTTGAATGTGGAATCTTGGTTCAAGTGTATAAATGATCCAGAAAGTCAATGA